The Dietzia sp. ANT_WB102 region GCGGTGTTCCTGATTCTCATGGAGGTCGTGTTCCCGTGGGTGGCGGCACAACTGCCGCACACCGACGTCACCGTGTAGGAGTCCGACCGATCTACAGGTGAACGGTCACGTCCGCATCCTTGCGGAGCTTCTGCGACAGTTTCTCCATCGACCCGGCCTCCTGCTCGGCCCGCACCTGTTCCTCGACCTGGTCCCGGACCTGCTCGAGCGGGGGCAGCTCGCCACCACCGGCCGCGCCGCCGCCGGACATCGCCTGCTGCTGGCGGACCTGCTCGTAGGCGGCCTCGACGTCGGCGTCGGTCACCTCGAACTCCCCGTACTCGGCGACGATCAGCTTCTCCACGCGCAGTTGCTTGTCGATCTGGTCCAGCACCGCCTCACGGTCCAGCCCCTGCTTGCCCATCGCCTCGATGAACTCGTCGGTGCTCACCTGGTTCCGCTCGGCGAACACCGCGAGCTCGGCCCGGATCTCCTCCTCGGAGACGTCGATCCCGCGCTTGCCGGCCTCCTGCGTGAGCAGTTCGGTGCCGATCAACCCGTCGGCGGTCAGCTTCTTGAGCTGGGCCTCGTCGACGGGCTGGCCGGTCATCTGAGCCTGCATGGTCATCTGCTGGTACTGGTTCCGGAACACCGAGACGAACTCGTCTCGCGAGATCTCGGTGCCGTTCACCTCGGCCACCGGGTCGGGGATGTCGGACGTGTCGGGCCCGTCCGCGGACTGCTCGC contains the following coding sequences:
- a CDS encoding SurA N-terminal domain-containing protein, whose translation is MRTRTWRAAVAAVGAVLVVAGCGAGGDDDETGAAEAQAAAEQSEQAPGPGQDGEQSADGPDTSDIPDPVAEVNGTEISRDEFVSVFRNQYQQMTMQAQMTGQPVDEAQLKKLTADGLIGTELLTQEAGKRGIDVSEEEIRAELAVFAERNQVSTDEFIEAMGKQGLDREAVLDQIDKQLRVEKLIVAEYGEFEVTDADVEAAYEQVRQQQAMSGGGAAGGGELPPLEQVRDQVEEQVRAEQEAGSMEKLSQKLRKDADVTVHL